The genomic DNA GTGACTGTGTGGTTCTATGAGGACGGTTTACCTCGTCAGAAAAAAAATTCTTTTTTGCATTCTGCCCCCGGGAATGACTCGTGTAATCAGGTTGTAGTCGCATGTCGTCAGGGGTTATCATGGTGATGTGGTCGCCGGGCCGTCAACTCTTCTGACCCCCCTGAATGGCGTTGACAGAGACCATACGAAGAGCGCACTCACTTTGGAAAAGAAGTGATACGTGATCGTATCGCCAGTCCGCGCCGCGACCGTCTCCGGGTCAAACTTGAGCTTGCCTCCCTTGCCCACCGTCACATCCCAgctggccgcgtcgccgagccccgccagcagcagcgtcaagGCAGCTGACGCGGGCTTCATGATGTTGTCGTTCGTGGACACGGGGGGATCCCGACGAGTGTCGACTCTGTTCGCCTGGTCTGCGCAGAATGTGTCGCGGAAAGATCGcccaggcacacacacacggggGTCAGGACGGCATCAAATGAGGCACCAAGATCAATGAAGCGATTCAGCGTAAAGAGTCGCCCGACCAGAAGGGAGCTCACATGGCTATTAACGTATGCGACGCTCTACTACTCGACACCCCGCATGAGAAATCAAACCCTCGGTCTAATTGTGGAAGTGACCGGACCCTGGCGCCAACATTGAACATCGCGCACATCAAATGCAGCCCTACGACGAACCGGCCAGGGAGCTGGGCTGGATTCATCAACGTtcccagcggcgggcggctctgTCATCTCCCGAGAGGCTTCGCCCAAACTATACATACCCATGCATCACGAGGCGCCCCGAGGTCCGGTCTCCTCTGATCCTTGTCCAAGTCAGCTTCAATCCGTTTATGTGATTTGCCATTGGCAGTGTCGACGGGGTGTTGCTCGGGGACCACCAGACCTGGAGAATGGTggcgtcttcatcatcatcatggcagCTCTCAGCTCAGCCTCCCTCCCAGCCGGCACGCGAAGATTCCAGGTCGGCTATCTCTGCTTCCGGGTCCGCAGCAACCGTGGCGCCACGACTAGTTTGCGCATTGATCAGGAGTCGAGACTGACTGGGTGTAAGTACTAACGGTGatggtagtagtagtccCCTCACGTCAgcacgaggacgccgccacgGAACGGATTTATTAGCTTCATGTTGGtgcgcgccatcgtcttATGAGGACGCTCGAGGCAGGCGTTTGCACAATGCTGCGCCGCTGCTAGTGATGATCTGAGAAGCGAGGGGACATGGGACATTGCTCTGTGGCCTGCTTGGtgagacgacggcagcaagcGCATCCGTGATGGGGGCGCCGCTATTTTGATCGATATCAAGGCATGTCCACGGCTATGTAGTGGCGCTTGCCAAAGCTGAACTCCCACCTGGGGCTTCTTGGGGTCTGGTGTTCCGCACGCAACCTCGTACAAGAGACTTCCAAAGTTCGTCCAAAACATCCTCGGGGGGGCTGAACAACGAAGCCGTCGGGACGAAGAGCTCACCGGGCAGGCACAGATGCTTACTTCCTCTAATACGCGTTGAAGTcgggtcgccgccatcgaaaTACTTCACCACCAACTTTTCGAGCCAACAAGCCATGGCTAATAGAATGGGGCACCTCGTCTTGGCCAGCGTGCCCTACGTCCTCTCGCTGGTCACCGTCATTATCATCATTCTGATCCTCGTTGCCGGCGACAAGCCCGGGACTCTGGAAGACCTCGCATTACTCAAGGTCAGTACCTAGCCATTGAAAACGCATCAATCGCCGTCTGTTCATTCAAGGCCTGCTGCGTACACCGTACGACCCTTGGGGGTCAGGTCACATCCCATGGAACTAACCGTAAATTGCTGTTATATAGGTTCACATCGGGTCCCTCAACCTACCGTCCAagctctcctcgtccacgtTCCTTCAGGACCTGCAAAAGATCTCGGGCGCCGACCTCACCGGCAGttccgccgccacggcgcagTCCCTTGGTCTCGCGCCCCTCTATTCGGTATACATCTATACGACCTGCGCCTACTTCATCGCCGAGACAAAGTGTACTTCCTTCAAGGTCGGCTCGTGGTtcgacgcgccggcgacgctcAAACTCGACAGCGTGGCAGCTTCCGTTGGCATCTCCGATGGCTTCAGCCACACTTTCGACGCGTACAGGAAGGCGGCGTCCTTTATGGGACTCGGATTCATCCTCGCCTTGGTATTGGTGGCCCTTGCCGCGATTTCATCCGGCTTGGGCAATAATCGGTtccgcgcctcggccgtctcggccgcggccctgTCGTGGATCGCGACGGCTTTCCTGTTGAGCGATGCTATCGTCACCCTCGTCACGGCTCGCAAGGTTGCAGGCGCCGTCACGTCCGAGCTGGGCAGCGTGGGCATCACGGCGGAGTCGGGCAAGGTGGTCTACCTGCCTTTCTTCGCCTTCGCCCTGTCCCTGGTCACTTCCATCATGTACTCTCTGAGCATtcgtcgcagcagcacgcacgccaAAGGTTTCAGCccggcagctgcagccaagAGACCGGCCTTTatgctcggcatcgcccgcAGTCACGACGGCAAAGACGCAGCGGAAATCACGGCGGGAGCGACCAACGGCCCCATCACGTCGGCCAAGCCGGGGATCCTGCAGCGAGTCGCGACGTGGTCGCGCCACCGCTACGTGCAAGTCGAAaggcaggccgccgtcgctcgcgagcccgacaacgacgccgtcaagTTGGCGGGCCG from Purpureocillium takamizusanense chromosome 4, complete sequence includes the following:
- a CDS encoding uncharacterized protein (COG:S~TransMembrane:4 (i7-31o148-172i184-210o230-249i)~EggNog:ENOG503PZAT) translates to MANRMGHLVLASVPYVLSLVTVIIIILILVAGDKPGTLEDLALLKVHIGSLNLPSKLSSSTFLQDLQKISGADLTGSSAATAQSLGLAPLYSVYIYTTCAYFIAETKCTSFKVGSWFDAPATLKLDSVAASVGISDGFSHTFDAYRKAASFMGLGFILALVLVALAAISSGLGNNRFRASAVSAAALSWIATAFLLSDAIVTLVTARKVAGAVTSELGSVGITAESGKVVYLPFFAFALSLVTSIMYSLSIRRSSTHAKGFSPAAAAKRPAFMLGIARSHDGKDAAEITAGATNGPITSAKPGILQRVATWSRHRYVQVERQAAVAREPDNDAVKLAGRSNNALRGQRDSDYYDNPADEGDIAMISYGGRAEPGHPHAVPM